The Argopecten irradians isolate NY chromosome 6, Ai_NY, whole genome shotgun sequence genome has a window encoding:
- the LOC138326416 gene encoding uncharacterized protein, which yields MKLYRYDVEFRFLKGTSLVIADTLSRAYLDEARPRIMDIEVNEDISDKWLREICDATSSDPDLQILMNTIETGWPETRATTPNPCKPYFDVRDTLGIIDGLIVKGEAVIVHKSLRADIKSKLHKSHVGLDATMRRARGTVYWPGMKTEIKQMVETCEACQGTSIYETTTQTT from the coding sequence ATGAAACTCTACCGGTATGATGTAGAATTCCGTTTCCTTAAAGGGACATCACTCGTCATTGCTGATACTCTGAGCAGAGCATATCTTGACGAAGCTAGACCTCGCATCATGGACATAGAGGTCAATGAGGACATTTCAGACAAATGGCTAAGAGAAATATGTGACGCCACATCATCAGACCCTGATCTTCAAATCTTAATGAACACTATAGAAACTGGATGGCCAGAAACAAGGGCGACTACTCCAAATCCTTGTAAGCCCTACTTCGATGTAAGAGACACTCTGGGGATTATAGATGGTTTGATAGTGAAAGGAGAAGCTGTTATCGTACATAAATCACTACGAGCTGACATCAAATCTAAGCTTCACAAATCACATGTTGGATTAGATGCCACTATGAGGAGAGCCAGAGGTACAGTATACTGGCCCGGTATGAAAACTGAAATAAAGCAAATGGTGGAAACCTGTGAGGCATGTCAAGGCACCTCGATCTACGAAACTACCACTCAAACAACATGA